The following proteins are co-located in the Helicobacter acinonychis genome:
- a CDS encoding glycosyltransferase family 39 protein has protein sequence MQLSPLQSALLYFRYFIYPEKKTRSFDLSDLIFIIMVFLVLALGLWMIGEISISYKEARDFFYSNAWFVKIAQKSTEILGQNDLALRLPFLLSHIINMFLFYLIGRKTLKKPKDALYVVLTYALLPGVNLFAILLAKSVLVLNLGLLIGYLYVKTQKIPYLTISACAFLDGAFVALLLGVFIYTLKRRYFKSVIFALVCLGVNIALFNGNFKGLPRGYFIDTCLELMLLYSPLLFLYYPYTLYKALFDKKPSLLAFMSASGWLFPLLLSMRQEIDLKTFAPLALIGLPLFIKSVLNSLRVRLKEFRGQYYLRVFSLYLLMLTETLFLWGSKISGANEKLLNRHFLAKEVATALQLRGIRQIRTNDKQLALRLQFYGIKKGGRLRLINTKISKKRPDIEIIYADKILQSYSLVRH, from the coding sequence ATGCAACTAAGCCCCCTACAAAGTGCACTGTTATACTTTCGCTATTTTATTTATCCGGAGAAAAAAACAAGGAGTTTTGATTTAAGCGATTTGATTTTTATTATCATGGTTTTTTTAGTCCTGGCTTTAGGGCTATGGATGATTGGGGAAATTTCTATCAGTTACAAGGAGGCGAGAGACTTTTTTTATAGCAACGCTTGGTTTGTTAAAATCGCTCAAAAAAGCACGGAAATCTTGGGTCAAAACGATTTGGCGTTAAGATTGCCTTTTTTACTCTCTCACATTATCAACATGTTTTTATTCTATCTCATAGGGCGAAAGACTTTAAAAAAGCCTAAAGACGCCCTTTATGTGGTTTTGACTTACGCTTTATTGCCTGGAGTGAATCTCTTTGCGATCTTATTGGCTAAAAGCGTGTTGGTGTTAAACCTTGGGCTTTTGATTGGCTATTTGTATGTCAAAACCCAAAAAATCCCCTATTTGACCATTAGCGCTTGTGCGTTTTTAGACGGCGCGTTCGTTGCACTTTTGCTAGGGGTTTTTATTTATACTTTAAAAAGGCGTTATTTTAAAAGCGTGATCTTTGCTTTGGTTTGTTTGGGTGTGAATATCGCTCTTTTTAATGGTAATTTTAAGGGCTTGCCTAGGGGGTATTTTATAGACACTTGCTTAGAGCTCATGCTTTTGTATTCACCCTTATTGTTCCTCTACTACCCTTATACGCTCTATAAAGCCCTTTTTGATAAAAAGCCATCGTTATTGGCCTTTATGAGCGCGAGCGGTTGGCTTTTCCCTTTGCTTTTGAGCATGCGTCAAGAGATAGATTTGAAAACTTTCGCCCCTCTAGCCTTAATCGGTTTGCCCTTATTCATTAAAAGCGTTTTAAATAGCCTTAGGGTGCGTTTAAAGGAATTTAGGGGGCAGTATTATTTGCGTGTTTTTAGTCTGTATCTTTTAATGCTCACTGAAACGCTCTTTTTGTGGGGGAGTAAAATTTCTGGTGCCAATGAAAAGTTATTAAACCGGCATTTTTTAGCTAAAGAAGTCGCTACGGCTTTGCAATTAAGGGGTATCCGTCAAATCCGCACTAATGACAAACAACTCGCTTTAAGGCTTCAGTTTTATGGCATTAAAAAGGGGGGGAGATTGAGGCTTATTAACACTAAAATTTCTAAAAAACGCCCAGATATTGAAATCATCTACGCTGATAAAATTCTACAATCCTATAGTTTGGTGCGCCATTAA
- a CDS encoding DUF507 family protein, with protein sequence MRLKLTHITHVSHKIANDFTHSELLELKAPRESLCTLIEEILEKSVKKENAIDEQARELLEENTDEIEFMRMDERQLFWMIKRQIAQKEGFHLFWEERCNDLSHQILNKILDEDLIMFSVSENLIRNLIYKSIDTYSKAYESIENEVHEKIKHYKRKLPVGSDEYELVFERLYEEELRRKGFL encoded by the coding sequence ATGAGACTCAAACTAACCCATATAACGCATGTAAGCCATAAGATTGCCAACGACTTTACCCATTCAGAATTACTAGAATTAAAAGCTCCTAGGGAATCATTGTGTACCTTGATAGAAGAAATTTTGGAAAAAAGCGTTAAAAAAGAAAACGCCATAGATGAGCAAGCCAGGGAGCTTTTAGAAGAAAACACGGACGAAATAGAATTCATGCGAATGGATGAAAGGCAGCTTTTTTGGATGATTAAAAGGCAAATCGCTCAAAAAGAAGGCTTTCATTTGTTTTGGGAAGAAAGGTGCAACGATTTATCGCACCAAATTTTGAATAAAATCTTAGATGAAGATTTGATCATGTTTAGCGTGTCTGAAAATTTGATAAGAAACTTGATTTACAAATCCATTGACACCTATTCTAAGGCGTATGAAAGCATTGAAAATGAAGTGCATGAAAAAATCAAGCATTACAAACGCAAATTACCCGTAGGGAGCGATGAATACGAACTCGTGTTTGAAAGGCTTTATGAAGAAGAATTAAGACG